A region of Nitrososphaerota archaeon DNA encodes the following proteins:
- a CDS encoding ribonuclease P protein component 4 (Part of ribonuclease P, a protein complex which generates mature tRNA molecules by cleaving their 5'ends; Archaeal RNase P has multiple protein subunits homologous to eukaryotic nuclear RNase P proteins), giving the protein MSSKEYIKRLAATRIKILFNFALKQIGKNIEIAKEAISIARRISSKARVRIPRKYRILYCHKCGTPFLSSKLFRFRIKSRRQPHIVLFCKECKTYRRIIIKK; this is encoded by the coding sequence ATGAGTAGTAAAGAATATATTAAAAGATTAGCAGCTACAAGAATTAAAATTTTATTTAATTTTGCTTTAAAACAAATTGGGAAAAATATAGAAATTGCAAAAGAAGCAATTTCTATTGCAAGAAGAATTAGTTCTAAAGCAAGAGTTAGAATTCCAAGAAAATATAGAATTTTATATTGCCATAAATGTGGTACGCCTTTCCTTTCATCTAAATTATTTAGATTTAGAATAAAAAGTAGAAGACAACCACATATAGTCTTATTTTGTAAAGAATGTAAAACGTATCGAAGAATAATTATTAAGAAATAA
- the pheA gene encoding prephenate dehydratase: MREKTIKVAIQGEKGSYSEEAVFKYFKSKKIEVLYCNSFEDAFKNVKNKKANSALIPIENSWTGSINEVYDLLLKYNMFIIGEYILKIKHCLIALKKYNLNEIRKVFSHPQAIEQCKNFLKKYNWEIIPFYDTAGSAKMIKEEEMEYVASIASKRAAKAYNLKIIKENIQDTENNYTRFIEISNKKIIPISKKCKTSLIFATRHVPGALYKALEPFAKRKINLTKLESRPDKQKAWQYNFYLDFEGSIKDKKVIEAIKEMRGRTKFIKFLGSYEKAKHIY, encoded by the coding sequence ATGCGTGAAAAAACAATAAAGGTAGCTATTCAAGGAGAAAAAGGAAGCTATAGTGAAGAAGCTGTTTTTAAATATTTTAAAAGTAAGAAAATAGAAGTATTATATTGTAATTCTTTTGAAGATGCGTTTAAAAACGTTAAGAATAAGAAAGCTAATTCAGCTTTAATACCGATTGAAAATTCTTGGACAGGAAGTATAAATGAAGTATATGATTTATTATTAAAATACAATATGTTTATAATTGGAGAATATATTCTTAAAATAAAACATTGCTTAATAGCTTTAAAGAAGTATAATTTAAATGAAATAAGGAAAGTTTTCTCTCATCCTCAGGCAATTGAACAATGTAAAAATTTTTTAAAGAAATACAATTGGGAAATAATCCCATTCTATGATACTGCTGGAAGTGCTAAAATGATTAAAGAAGAAGAAATGGAATATGTAGCTTCTATAGCTAGTAAAAGAGCTGCTAAAGCATATAATTTAAAAATAATTAAAGAAAATATACAAGATACAGAAAATAATTATACAAGATTCATAGAAATTTCAAATAAAAAAATTATTCCAATTTCTAAAAAATGTAAAACATCATTAATATTCGCTACAAGGCATGTTCCAGGAGCATTATATAAAGCTTTAGAACCTTTTGCAAAAAGAAAAATAAATTTAACAAAGCTTGAATCTAGACCTGATAAACAAAAAGCTTGGCAATATAATTTTTATTTAGATTTTGAAGGAAGTATAAAAGATAAAAAAGTTATAGAAGCTATTAAAGAAATGAGAGGAAGAACAAAATTTATAAAATTTTTAGGTAGTTATGAAAAAGCAAAGCATATTTATTAA
- a CDS encoding MFS transporter, translated as MGVIEYLEKVPISNFHYILLLLGCLIYGFTAMNTMLISAALPAIISEWSLDSVTAGFLLSSGYIGMFIGALSCGFLADAIGRKKALIFTIFLMSIFTGLCSIANEISSMFILRFLAGIGLGGTLPQPGVYISEYVPAKYRGKFVGFVETSWVFGALLAIAFPFLLIPLYGWRLTFLIAFIPLLLIILVIFFTPESLRYLELKNKYEEIFKILKKHKLISEEINKEKIFYKLKDTSKKTSFKEIFSLKYRKRTLLLWILWAVLVYTYHGIFLWLPTIYVKEFGFEIVKSLYWTLIVTLIQVPGYFSATFLLDIIGRKKVLAIYLGLAGISCLLLSIAKDVNAILLWSCFISFFNLGAWAGLYTYTPELYPTRIRGTGSGAAASIGRLAGILAPTLTGFLYSIGKLLFPFIVFTLAHLIASLSVIFLGIETKGKILEEISE; from the coding sequence ATGGGAGTAATAGAATATTTAGAAAAAGTCCCCATTTCGAATTTCCATTACATTTTACTACTTTTAGGATGTTTAATTTATGGATTTACTGCAATGAATACTATGCTAATTAGTGCAGCTCTTCCTGCAATAATTTCAGAATGGTCTTTAGACTCTGTAACAGCTGGTTTTTTATTAAGTAGTGGATATATTGGAATGTTCATAGGAGCACTTTCATGTGGCTTCTTAGCAGATGCTATAGGTAGAAAAAAGGCACTTATATTTACAATTTTTTTAATGAGTATTTTTACTGGATTATGTTCAATTGCTAACGAGATTTCATCCATGTTTATTTTAAGATTTTTAGCTGGAATAGGTTTAGGAGGTACATTACCTCAACCGGGTGTATATATATCAGAATATGTTCCAGCTAAGTATAGAGGGAAATTTGTAGGATTCGTTGAAACTTCATGGGTTTTTGGAGCTTTATTAGCTATAGCTTTTCCATTTCTATTAATTCCATTATATGGTTGGCGTTTAACATTTTTAATTGCTTTTATTCCACTTCTTTTAATAATATTAGTTATATTTTTTACTCCTGAATCTTTAAGATATTTAGAATTAAAAAACAAATATGAGGAAATTTTTAAAATTCTTAAAAAGCATAAATTAATATCTGAAGAGATAAATAAAGAAAAAATTTTTTATAAATTAAAAGATACTTCTAAGAAAACTTCTTTTAAAGAAATCTTTTCTTTAAAATATAGAAAAAGAACACTTCTCTTATGGATACTTTGGGCAGTGCTAGTATATACTTATCATGGAATATTTTTATGGCTTCCCACAATCTATGTTAAAGAATTTGGTTTTGAAATTGTTAAATCACTTTATTGGACATTAATAGTTACTTTAATACAAGTTCCAGGATATTTTAGTGCAACTTTCCTTTTAGATATTATTGGAAGAAAAAAAGTTTTAGCTATATATCTTGGTTTAGCTGGAATCTCATGTCTTTTACTTAGCATAGCAAAAGATGTAAATGCTATACTTTTATGGAGTTGTTTTATATCATTTTTCAATTTAGGTGCATGGGCTGGATTATACACTTATACTCCTGAATTATATCCAACTAGAATAAGAGGTACTGGTTCTGGAGCTGCAGCAAGTATTGGAAGACTTGCAGGAATTTTAGCTCCTACATTAACAGGCTTCTTATATTCTATTGGAAAACTACTATTTCCATTTATCGTATTTACTTTAGCGCATTTAATAGCTTCTTTAAGTGTTATATTTTTAGGAATTGAGACAAAAGGAAAAATTTTAGAGGAAATTTCAGAATAA
- a CDS encoding nitroreductase family protein, with protein MDVFEAICKRKSIRAYEPTPIPDEKINKILEAARLAPSAGNIQPWHFIIVKDKEKREKLAQGMFAKFLAEAPVVIVGCGNTKSSPKWYMVDVSIAMEHMVLEATELGLGTCWVGSFNEEEVKELLKIPEEYKVIALLAIGYPHEKFDIQGKILHIFRKRKKLEEIVSFEEFGGKINSSKNKMKY; from the coding sequence ATGGATGTATTTGAAGCTATTTGTAAAAGAAAATCAATAAGAGCTTATGAGCCAACCCCAATTCCAGATGAAAAAATAAATAAAATTCTTGAAGCTGCAAGATTAGCTCCTTCAGCAGGAAATATTCAACCTTGGCATTTTATTATAGTTAAAGATAAAGAAAAAAGAGAAAAATTAGCTCAAGGAATGTTTGCAAAATTTTTAGCTGAAGCTCCTGTTGTAATAGTTGGTTGTGGGAACACAAAATCTTCTCCTAAGTGGTATATGGTTGATGTTTCTATAGCAATGGAACATATGGTTTTAGAGGCAACCGAGCTTGGTTTAGGAACATGTTGGGTTGGAAGCTTTAATGAAGAAGAAGTTAAAGAGTTATTAAAAATACCTGAAGAATATAAAGTTATTGCATTATTAGCAATTGGTTATCCGCATGAAAAATTTGATATTCAAGGAAAAATTTTACATATTTTTCGAAAAAGAAAGAAATTAGAAGAAATTGTTAGTTTTGAAGAATTTGGAGGAAAAATAAATTCTTCTAAAAATAAAATGAAATATTAA
- a CDS encoding S-adenosylmethionine decarboxylase, with product MKTISFNTHLSIYATLTGCDPKLLENENFILSTLISSIIQGRMKLIKLFYKKFEDGGKGVTLVALIADSHIIVNTFPENYSLLLDIYSCTGYPINSIYEFIKMFKPKRFEITFLPRNLKDDVFQSRIILSENDVDEKLNEWMKKRNLLPLINTNEKFLILVNLIGFIIANGYLHNDLKCFHVYHKNKYILEILKKKINLLKVNAIIKPKINKKGNKIFELYVNDKNLCKLLYMLGAPKGNENNRILEFPSWLKNEEEQIKAIFLSPLLLKAFDNIKRIYDFENGKGNSHDIILLIKSSLNEKTEDFVKNIEKTLNEIFIKTDGIIIKKLGKKEYYGIRIKPTYENFIRMQIITSINKIFPLSLFEINISMKQKSMYKFNTEYYKIINFLLKNKKIFISSIFNDLEIPYNKGLRILRLLKKYNIVKIEDKRIVCLNLDKSE from the coding sequence ATGAAAACAATAAGCTTTAATACACATTTATCAATTTATGCAACTTTAACAGGATGTGATCCAAAACTTTTAGAAAATGAAAACTTCATTCTTTCAACTTTAATTTCTTCTATAATTCAAGGAAGAATGAAATTAATTAAACTTTTTTATAAAAAATTTGAAGATGGGGGAAAAGGAGTTACACTCGTAGCCCTTATTGCAGATTCTCATATAATTGTTAATACTTTTCCAGAAAATTACTCTCTTTTACTTGATATTTATAGTTGCACAGGATATCCTATAAATTCTATATATGAATTTATTAAAATGTTTAAACCGAAAAGATTCGAAATTACATTTTTACCAAGGAATTTAAAAGATGATGTTTTTCAATCAAGAATTATTTTAAGTGAAAATGATGTTGATGAAAAATTAAATGAATGGATGAAAAAAAGAAATTTACTTCCATTAATTAATACGAATGAGAAATTTTTAATTTTAGTAAATTTAATTGGTTTTATTATTGCAAATGGTTATTTACATAATGATTTAAAATGCTTCCATGTTTATCATAAAAATAAATACATATTAGAAATTCTAAAGAAAAAAATAAACTTATTAAAAGTAAATGCAATAATAAAACCAAAAATAAATAAAAAAGGAAATAAAATATTTGAACTTTATGTTAATGATAAAAACTTATGTAAATTGCTTTATATGCTTGGTGCACCAAAAGGAAATGAAAATAATAGAATATTAGAATTTCCATCATGGTTGAAAAATGAAGAAGAACAAATTAAAGCTATTTTCTTATCACCTTTATTATTAAAAGCATTTGATAATATAAAAAGAATTTATGATTTTGAAAATGGAAAAGGTAATTCTCATGATATAATTTTATTAATTAAAAGTTCTTTAAATGAAAAAACAGAAGATTTTGTAAAAAACATAGAAAAAACATTAAATGAAATATTTATAAAAACTGATGGAATAATTATTAAGAAATTAGGAAAGAAAGAATATTATGGTATAAGAATAAAACCAACATATGAGAATTTTATTAGAATGCAAATTATTACTTCTATTAATAAAATCTTTCCATTATCACTTTTTGAAATAAATATTTCTATGAAACAAAAATCTATGTATAAATTTAATACAGAATATTATAAAATAATTAATTTCCTTTTAAAGAATAAAAAAATTTTTATATCAAGCATTTTTAATGATCTTGAAATCCCTTATAATAAAGGTTTAAGAATATTAAGATTACTTAAAAAGTATAATATAGTAAAAATAGAAGATAAAAGAATTGTATGTTTAAATTTAGATAAAAGTGAGTGA
- a CDS encoding 30S ribosomal protein S19e, giving the protein MVTVFDVPPKELIEKVANYLKENKIIEPPPWALFVKTGVHKERPPTNPDWWYVRCASILRKLYLHGPIGVSRLRKMYGGRRRRGLKPPHFRKGSGSIIRKALQQLEKAGLVEKINKKGRVLSPKGRSFLDNMAQIIIKETKRKLKGG; this is encoded by the coding sequence ATGGTAACAGTTTTTGACGTTCCTCCAAAAGAATTAATTGAGAAAGTAGCTAATTATCTTAAGGAAAATAAAATTATTGAACCGCCTCCATGGGCTTTATTTGTAAAAACTGGTGTTCATAAAGAAAGGCCTCCAACAAATCCTGATTGGTGGTATGTTAGATGTGCTTCAATACTTAGAAAACTTTATCTTCATGGCCCTATAGGAGTTTCTCGCTTAAGAAAAATGTATGGAGGAAGGAGAAGACGTGGTTTAAAGCCTCCACATTTTAGAAAGGGAAGTGGAAGTATAATTAGAAAGGCTCTTCAACAATTAGAAAAAGCAGGATTAGTTGAAAAAATTAATAAAAAAGGTAGAGTATTATCTCCTAAAGGGAGGAGTTTCTTAGATAATATGGCTCAAATAATTATTAAAGAGACAAAAAGAAAACTAAAAGGAGGATAG
- a CDS encoding 50S ribosomal protein L39e, with amino-acid sequence MGKTPLAIKKRLASALKRSWPVPAWVIAKTHGKFRFHKKRRHWRRSKINP; translated from the coding sequence ATGGGTAAAACTCCTTTAGCTATTAAAAAACGTCTTGCTTCAGCTTTAAAACGTAGTTGGCCTGTTCCTGCATGGGTTATAGCAAAAACTCATGGAAAATTTAGATTTCATAAAAAAAGAAGACATTGGAGAAGAAGTAAAATAAACCCTTAG
- a CDS encoding 16S rRNA methyltransferase, which produces MIEKIFLIYVEAALEIVPNEIQNHPAVISLAKKRKKKPSEILLDRSYHHSAMKNLKESYKRGRPDIIHFCLLEALGSILCKIKKLEVYVHTRDDYVIYINPETRLPRVYNRFVGLIEQLYSIKEIKANDKILLKIERKNLPQVINEIKPDGIFGMDEKGALISPIELSEKILEFSKPVIIIGAFPRGEYSEITKSIIGKNAYSIYPESLETWIITSRILSAIENKLYYKNL; this is translated from the coding sequence ATGATTGAAAAAATCTTCCTTATATATGTTGAAGCAGCTTTAGAGATCGTTCCTAATGAAATACAGAATCATCCAGCAGTAATATCTCTTGCAAAAAAGAGAAAGAAAAAACCTTCAGAAATACTTTTAGATAGATCATATCATCATAGTGCAATGAAAAATCTTAAAGAATCTTATAAAAGAGGAAGGCCGGATATAATACATTTTTGTTTACTTGAAGCATTAGGTTCAATATTATGTAAAATAAAAAAATTGGAAGTATATGTTCATACAAGAGATGATTATGTAATATACATAAATCCTGAAACACGATTACCTAGAGTATATAATAGATTTGTAGGACTTATAGAACAATTATATAGTATAAAAGAAATAAAAGCAAATGATAAAATTTTACTTAAAATTGAGAGAAAAAATTTGCCTCAAGTAATTAATGAAATAAAACCAGATGGAATTTTTGGAATGGATGAGAAAGGGGCTCTCATTTCTCCAATAGAACTTTCAGAAAAAATTTTAGAATTTTCTAAACCAGTAATAATAATAGGAGCATTTCCAAGAGGGGAATATAGTGAAATTACGAAAAGCATTATAGGAAAAAATGCATATAGTATTTATCCAGAATCATTAGAAACATGGATTATAACTTCCAGAATATTATCAGCAATAGAAAATAAATTATATTATAAAAATTTATAA
- a CDS encoding corrinoid protein, with amino-acid sequence MKEEILEEIKNYLINFDIENLKKKCKEAIDKGISPYEIINSLSKGMDIVGKKYEEGEFFLSDLIMAGETMKEAMEVIKPYLKESEIKKIGKVVIGTVRGDLHDIGKNIVITLLTAAGFDVIDLGIDVPPEKFIEAVREYKPNILGMSALLTTTMIEMENVIKELEKSSLRKNVKVIVGGAPLNEEFARKIGADAYAIDAVTGVNICRKWVS; translated from the coding sequence ATGAAGGAAGAAATATTAGAAGAAATAAAAAATTATCTTATAAATTTTGATATTGAAAATTTAAAAAAGAAATGTAAAGAAGCAATTGATAAAGGAATATCACCTTATGAAATAATAAATTCATTATCTAAAGGAATGGATATTGTTGGAAAAAAATATGAAGAAGGAGAATTTTTCTTATCAGATTTAATAATGGCAGGAGAAACAATGAAAGAAGCAATGGAAGTAATTAAACCATATTTGAAAGAAAGTGAAATTAAGAAGATTGGAAAAGTTGTTATTGGTACAGTTAGAGGAGATTTACATGATATTGGTAAGAATATTGTTATAACATTGTTAACTGCTGCAGGTTTTGATGTTATTGATCTTGGAATAGATGTACCACCTGAAAAATTCATAGAAGCAGTAAGAGAATATAAACCAAATATTTTAGGAATGTCTGCATTATTAACAACTACAATGATTGAAATGGAAAATGTAATAAAAGAATTAGAGAAATCTAGCTTAAGGAAAAATGTAAAAGTAATTGTTGGAGGAGCTCCATTGAATGAAGAATTTGCAAGGAAGATTGGAGCAGATGCATATGCAATAGATGCAGTAACTGGAGTAAATATTTGTAGAAAGTGGGTAAGTTAA
- a CDS encoding 50S ribosomal protein L31e: protein MSKKEEIILEREYIIPLRDVWEAPKKKRAKKAIRIIKDFAKRHMKAEEIKISEKVNELIWSRGIEKPPRKIKVVMKKDKDNIVKVELIGESKEEEE from the coding sequence ATGAGTAAAAAAGAAGAAATTATTCTTGAAAGAGAATATATTATTCCATTAAGAGATGTTTGGGAAGCGCCAAAGAAGAAAAGGGCTAAAAAAGCTATAAGGATTATTAAAGATTTTGCAAAAAGACATATGAAAGCTGAAGAGATAAAAATATCTGAAAAAGTTAATGAATTAATTTGGTCTAGAGGTATCGAAAAACCTCCTAGAAAAATAAAAGTTGTAATGAAAAAGGATAAAGATAATATTGTTAAAGTAGAATTAATTGGAGAATCCAAAGAAGAAGAGGAATAG
- a CDS encoding DNA-binding protein, producing the protein MSEDEELEKIRQKKLLELQQRLAEEEEKRKERIERSNLLRVILTPEARQRLANMRLVKPELVDKIEIYLIQLAQAGKIPTPLSDDQLKIILNKLIPSKREIRIERR; encoded by the coding sequence TTGTCTGAAGATGAAGAACTTGAAAAAATCAGACAAAAGAAATTGTTAGAATTGCAACAAAGATTAGCTGAAGAAGAAGAAAAAAGGAAGGAAAGGATTGAAAGAAGCAATTTACTTAGAGTTATTTTAACTCCTGAAGCTAGACAAAGATTAGCTAATATGAGGCTTGTAAAACCTGAATTAGTAGATAAAATAGAAATTTATCTTATTCAATTAGCTCAAGCAGGAAAAATACCTACTCCTTTATCAGATGATCAATTAAAAATTATTTTAAATAAATTAATTCCATCAAAAAGAGAAATAAGAATTGAGAGGAGATAA